One region of Oryza sativa Japonica Group chromosome 10, ASM3414082v1 genomic DNA includes:
- the LOC4348609 gene encoding phospholipid-transporting ATPase 3 isoform X1, with amino-acid sequence MGSRIKEMVRVATARLGGEPSPRGGAGNSAFGRGESSRTARLGGGGASLRRQPQPQAPSVRTICCNDREANAPVGYKGNSVSTTKYNVLTFLPKGLFEQFRRVANLYFLMISILSTTPISPVHPVTNVVPLSLVLLVSLIKEAFEDWKRFQNDMSINNAHVDVLQGQKWETTPWKRLQVGDIVRIKQDGYFPADLLFLSSTNPDGVCYIETANLDGETNLKIRKALEKTWDYKNPEKAFEFKGEIQCEQPNNSLYTFTGNLIVDKQTMPLSPNQVLLRGCSLRNTEYIVGVVIFTGHETKVMMNSMNVPSKRSTLEKKLDKLILALFATLFTMCVIGAIGSGVFINEKYFYLGLRGKVEDQFNPKNKFVVTILTMFTLITLYSTIIPISLYVSIEMIKFIQCTQFINNDLHMYHAESNTPALARTSNLNEELGQVEYIFSDKTGTLTRNLMEFFKCSIAGEIYGTGITEIEKGGAERAGIKIDGDEGKRSGAAVHEKGFNFDDARIMCGAWRNEPNPEACKEFFRCLALCHTVLPEGEETPEKISYQAASPDEAALVAASKNFGFFFYRRTPTTVIVRESHVERMGSIQDVAYEILNVLEFNSTRKRQSVVCRFPNGRLVLYCKGADNVVYERLADGNNDIKKISREHLEQFGSAGLRTLCLAYRDLSREQYESWNEKFIQAKSSLRDRDKKLDEVAELIEKDLVLVGCTAIEDKLQEGVPACIQTLSAAGIKIWVLTGDKMETAINIAYACSLVNNDMKQFIISSETDVIREAEDRGDPVEIARVIKESVKQSLKSYHEEARGSLISTPGQKLALIIDGRCLMYALDPTLRVDLLGLSLICHSVVCCRVSPLQKAQVASLVKKGAHKITLSIGDGANDVSMIQAAHVGIGISGQEGMQAVMASDFAIAQFRYLTDLLLVHGRWSYLRLCKVITYFFYKNLTFTLTQFWFTFQTGFSGQRFYDDWFQSLYNVIFTALPVIMVGLFDKDVSASLSKKYPKLYQEGIRNTFFKWRVIAVWAFFAFYQSIVFYYFTAAASRYGHGSSGKILGLWDVSTMAFTCVVVTVNLRLLMSCNSITRWHYISVAGSITAWFMFIFIYSAIMTSFDRQENVYFVIYVLMSTFFFYLTLLLVPIIALFGDFLYLSIQRWFFPYDYQVIQEMHRDEPHEYSRIQLPETSHLSPEEARSYAISMLPRESSKHTGFAFDSPGYESFFASQQGVGVPHKPWDVARRASMKQRQKTGGS; translated from the exons atgggCTCGCGGATAAAGGAGATGGTGCGGGTCGCCACCGCGCGGCTCGGCGGGGAGCCGTCGCCGCGTGGGGGCGCGGGGAACTCCGCGTTCGGCCGCGGGGAGTCGTCGaggacggcgcggctcggcggcggaggggccAGCCTGAGgcggcagccgcagccgcaggcgCCGTCCGTGCGGACCATCTGCTGCAACGACCGCGAGGCCAACGCGCCCGTCGGGTACAAG GGAAATTCTGTGTCGACTACAAAGTATAACGTCCTGACTTTTCTACCTAAAGGGCTGTTTGAACAG TTCAGGCGGGTGGCAAATCTGTACTTTCTCATGATTTCTATATTGTCGACCACACCAATTAG TCCAGTTCATCCTGTCACCAATGTTGTTCCACTTAGTCTTGTGCTTTTGGTTTCTCTGATCAAGGAAGCTTTTGAGGACTGG AAACGTTTCCAGAATGACATGTCAATTAATAACGCACATGTCGATGTGTTACAAGGTCAAAAGTGGGAAACTACTCCATGGAAAAGACTACAAGTTGGAGATATTGTGAGG ATCAAACAAGATGGTTATTTCCCTGCAGACTTGCTCTTCTTGTCAAGCACAAACCCAGATGGTGTCTGCTACATAGAG ACAGCAAATCTTGATGGGGAAACCAACCTGAAAATAAGGAAGGCTTTGGAGAAAACCTGGGATTACAAAAATCCTGAAAAGGCTTTTGAATTCAAAG GTGAAATACAGTGTGAGCAGCCAAACAATTCACTGTATACATTTACTGGAAATCTTATTGTGGACAAGCAAACCATGCCACTCTCACCAAATCAAGTACTACTAAGA GGGTGTAGCCTTCGGAACACAGAGTACATTGTGGGGGTTGTTATATTCACAGGTCATGAGACAAAA GTTATGATGAATTCCATGAATGTTCCCTCCAAAAGAAGTACATTGGAAAAAAAGCTAGATAAACTTATCCTTGCTCTATTTGCAACCCTGTTCACAATGTGTGTTATTGGTGCTATTGGGAG TGGTGTGTTTATTAATGAGAAATATTTCTATCTTGGCTTGCGTGGAAAAGTGGAGGACCAGTTTAATCCTAAGAACAAATTTGTG GTCACCATTTTAACCATGTTTACTCTAATAACTCTATATTCAACAATCATCCCTATTTCTCTTTACGTGTCCATTGAG ATGATCAAATTCATTCAGTGCACACAGTTCATTAACAATGATCTGCATATGTACCATGCTGAGAGCAACACCCCAGCTTTGGCCCGAACTTCTAATCTGAACGAGGAACTTGGGCAG gttgaatatatattttctgACAAAACTGGAACACTTACAAGAAACTTGATGGAATTCTTTAAATGTTCGATTGCTGGAGAGATATATGGAACTGGCATCACAGAGATCGAAAAAGGTGGAGCTGAGCGAGCTGGAATCAAGATTGACGGTGATGAG GGTAAAAGATCAGGTGCTGCAGTACACGAGAAAGGATTCAACTTTGATGATGCCAGAATCATGTGTGGTGCATGGAGAAATGAACCTAATCCTGAAGCTTGTAAG GAATTCTTCAGATGCCTTGCACTCTGCCATACGGTTCTTCCTGAGGGTGAGGAGACACCAGAAAAGATCAGTTATCAAGCTGCTTCTCCTGATGAGGCTGCACTTGTGGCTGCTTCAAAGAACTTTGGCTTCTTCTTTTATAG ACGTACACCAACTACAGTCATTGTTCGTGAATCACATGTTGAGAGGATGGGGAGCATACAAGACGTTGCATATGAAATTCTGAATGTTCTAGAATTCAACAG TACAAGAAAGCGTCAATCAGTGGTCTGCCGTTTCCCAAATGGAAGGCTTGTTCTCTATTGCAAG ggCGCTGACAATGTCGTTTATGAAAGATTAGCTGATGGCAATAATGACATTAAAAAGATCAGCAGAGAACATCTAGAACAATTTGGCTCTGCTGGCTTGCGCACACTTTGCCTCGCTTATCGAGATCTCAGCAGGGAGCAATATGAAAGCTGGAATGAGAAGTTTATTCAAGCTAAATCTTCTTTACGTGATCGTGATAAGAAGCTTGATGAG GTGGCTGAGTTGATTGAAAAAGACCTTGTATTGGTAGGGTGTACTGCTATTGAGGACAAACTGCAAGAAGGGGTTCCTGCCTGCATTCAAACTCTTTCTGCAGCTGGCATAAAAATTTGGGTTTTAACAGGAGATAAGATGGAAACAGCAATTAATATAGCATATG CCTGCAGCCTGGTGAACAATGATATGAAACAATTCATCATCAGCTCGGAGACAGATGTAATTAGAGAGGCTGAAGACAGG GGAGACCCAGTGGAAATTGCACGTGTTATAAAAGAATCAGTAAAACAGAGCCTTAAAAGTTACCATGAGGAAGCCCGCGGTTCTCTAATTAGCACACCGGGACAAAAATTGGCGCTCATTATTGATGGGAGATGCTTGATGTATGCTCTAGACCCAACTCTGCGTGTAGATCTTCTTGGTTTGAGTTTAATTTGCCACTCAGTTGTATGTTGCCGGGTTTCTCCATTGCAGAAAGCACAG GTTGCTAGCTTAGTTAAGAAAGGTGCCCATAAGATAACTCTCAGTATTGGTGATGGTGCTAATGATGTGAGTATGATTCAAGCTGCTCATGTGGGGATTGGCATCAGTGGACAAGAAGGAATGCAAGCTGTTATGGCTAGCGATTTTGCCATTGCTCAGTTTCGATATCTTACCGACTTGCTCCTTGTACATGGAAGATGGTCATATTTGAGATTGTGCAAG GTTATCACATATTTTTTCTACAAGAATCTGACATTTACGCTAACTCAGTTCTGGTTCACTTTCCAAACTGGTTTTTCCGGTCAGCGATTTTATGATGACTGGTTCCAGTCCCTTTATAATGTCATTTTCACGGCCCTACCTGTAATTATGGTTGGATTGTTTGATAAG GATGTGAGTGCGTCTCTGTCAAAAAAATATCCGAAGCTTTACCAGGAAGGAATCAGGAATACATTCTTCAAGTGGAGGGTGATAGCAGTGTGGGCTTTCTTTGCCTTCTATCAGTCGATAGTGTTCTATTACTTCACTGCAGCTGCAAGTCGGTATGGTCATGGTTCATCCGGCAAGATTCTTGGTCTTTGGGATGTTAGTACAATGGCTTTCACCTGTGTTGTGGTGACTGTGAATCTCCGACTTCTAATGTCATGCAACTCTATAACAAGATGGCACTATATCAGTGTAGCTGGCAGTATAACAGCCTGGTTTATGTTCATCTTCATCTACTCTGCAATAATGACATCATTCGACAGACAG GAAAATGTATATTTTGTGATTTATGTTTTGATGAGCACGTTTTTCTTCTACCTCACACTATTGCTTGTTCCAATCATCGCTCTCTTTGGCGACTTCTTATATTTATC AATTCAAAGGTGGTTCTTCCCCTATGACTACCAAGTAATCCAGGAGATGCACAGGGATGAACCCCACGAGTACAGCAGGATACAACTTCCAGAGACAAGCCATCTAAGCCCAGAAGAAGCAAGGAGCTATGCGATCTCCATGCTTCCCCGAGAGAGCTCGAAGCACACCGGGTTCGCCTTCGACTCCCCGGGATACGAGTCGTTCTTTGCATCGCAGCAAGGTGTCGGTGTGCCGCACAAGCCGTGGGACGTAGCGCGGAGAGCTAGCATGAAGCAGCGGCAGAAAACGGGAGGATCATAA
- the LOC4348609 gene encoding phospholipid-transporting ATPase 3 isoform X3, with product MEKTTSWRYCEEQIKQDGYFPADLLFLSSTNPDGVCYIETANLDGETNLKIRKALEKTWDYKNPEKAFEFKGEIQCEQPNNSLYTFTGNLIVDKQTMPLSPNQVLLRGCSLRNTEYIVGVVIFTGHETKVMMNSMNVPSKRSTLEKKLDKLILALFATLFTMCVIGAIGSGVFINEKYFYLGLRGKVEDQFNPKNKFVVTILTMFTLITLYSTIIPISLYVSIEMIKFIQCTQFINNDLHMYHAESNTPALARTSNLNEELGQVEYIFSDKTGTLTRNLMEFFKCSIAGEIYGTGITEIEKGGAERAGIKIDGDEGKRSGAAVHEKGFNFDDARIMCGAWRNEPNPEACKEFFRCLALCHTVLPEGEETPEKISYQAASPDEAALVAASKNFGFFFYRRTPTTVIVRESHVERMGSIQDVAYEILNVLEFNSTRKRQSVVCRFPNGRLVLYCKGADNVVYERLADGNNDIKKISREHLEQFGSAGLRTLCLAYRDLSREQYESWNEKFIQAKSSLRDRDKKLDEVAELIEKDLVLVGCTAIEDKLQEGVPACIQTLSAAGIKIWVLTGDKMETAINIAYACSLVNNDMKQFIISSETDVIREAEDRGDPVEIARVIKESVKQSLKSYHEEARGSLISTPGQKLALIIDGRCLMYALDPTLRVDLLGLSLICHSVVCCRVSPLQKAQVASLVKKGAHKITLSIGDGANDVSMIQAAHVGIGISGQEGMQAVMASDFAIAQFRYLTDLLLVHGRWSYLRLCKVITYFFYKNLTFTLTQFWFTFQTGFSGQRFYDDWFQSLYNVIFTALPVIMVGLFDKDVSASLSKKYPKLYQEGIRNTFFKWRVIAVWAFFAFYQSIVFYYFTAAASRYGHGSSGKILGLWDVSTMAFTCVVVTVNLRLLMSCNSITRWHYISVAGSITAWFMFIFIYSAIMTSFDRQENVYFVIYVLMSTFFFYLTLLLVPIIALFGDFLYLSIQRWFFPYDYQVIQEMHRDEPHEYSRIQLPETSHLSPEEARSYAISMLPRESSKHTGFAFDSPGYESFFASQQGVGVPHKPWDVARRASMKQRQKTGGS from the exons ATGGAAAAGACTACAAGTTGGAGATATTGTGAGG AGCAGATCAAACAAGATGGTTATTTCCCTGCAGACTTGCTCTTCTTGTCAAGCACAAACCCAGATGGTGTCTGCTACATAGAG ACAGCAAATCTTGATGGGGAAACCAACCTGAAAATAAGGAAGGCTTTGGAGAAAACCTGGGATTACAAAAATCCTGAAAAGGCTTTTGAATTCAAAG GTGAAATACAGTGTGAGCAGCCAAACAATTCACTGTATACATTTACTGGAAATCTTATTGTGGACAAGCAAACCATGCCACTCTCACCAAATCAAGTACTACTAAGA GGGTGTAGCCTTCGGAACACAGAGTACATTGTGGGGGTTGTTATATTCACAGGTCATGAGACAAAA GTTATGATGAATTCCATGAATGTTCCCTCCAAAAGAAGTACATTGGAAAAAAAGCTAGATAAACTTATCCTTGCTCTATTTGCAACCCTGTTCACAATGTGTGTTATTGGTGCTATTGGGAG TGGTGTGTTTATTAATGAGAAATATTTCTATCTTGGCTTGCGTGGAAAAGTGGAGGACCAGTTTAATCCTAAGAACAAATTTGTG GTCACCATTTTAACCATGTTTACTCTAATAACTCTATATTCAACAATCATCCCTATTTCTCTTTACGTGTCCATTGAG ATGATCAAATTCATTCAGTGCACACAGTTCATTAACAATGATCTGCATATGTACCATGCTGAGAGCAACACCCCAGCTTTGGCCCGAACTTCTAATCTGAACGAGGAACTTGGGCAG gttgaatatatattttctgACAAAACTGGAACACTTACAAGAAACTTGATGGAATTCTTTAAATGTTCGATTGCTGGAGAGATATATGGAACTGGCATCACAGAGATCGAAAAAGGTGGAGCTGAGCGAGCTGGAATCAAGATTGACGGTGATGAG GGTAAAAGATCAGGTGCTGCAGTACACGAGAAAGGATTCAACTTTGATGATGCCAGAATCATGTGTGGTGCATGGAGAAATGAACCTAATCCTGAAGCTTGTAAG GAATTCTTCAGATGCCTTGCACTCTGCCATACGGTTCTTCCTGAGGGTGAGGAGACACCAGAAAAGATCAGTTATCAAGCTGCTTCTCCTGATGAGGCTGCACTTGTGGCTGCTTCAAAGAACTTTGGCTTCTTCTTTTATAG ACGTACACCAACTACAGTCATTGTTCGTGAATCACATGTTGAGAGGATGGGGAGCATACAAGACGTTGCATATGAAATTCTGAATGTTCTAGAATTCAACAG TACAAGAAAGCGTCAATCAGTGGTCTGCCGTTTCCCAAATGGAAGGCTTGTTCTCTATTGCAAG ggCGCTGACAATGTCGTTTATGAAAGATTAGCTGATGGCAATAATGACATTAAAAAGATCAGCAGAGAACATCTAGAACAATTTGGCTCTGCTGGCTTGCGCACACTTTGCCTCGCTTATCGAGATCTCAGCAGGGAGCAATATGAAAGCTGGAATGAGAAGTTTATTCAAGCTAAATCTTCTTTACGTGATCGTGATAAGAAGCTTGATGAG GTGGCTGAGTTGATTGAAAAAGACCTTGTATTGGTAGGGTGTACTGCTATTGAGGACAAACTGCAAGAAGGGGTTCCTGCCTGCATTCAAACTCTTTCTGCAGCTGGCATAAAAATTTGGGTTTTAACAGGAGATAAGATGGAAACAGCAATTAATATAGCATATG CCTGCAGCCTGGTGAACAATGATATGAAACAATTCATCATCAGCTCGGAGACAGATGTAATTAGAGAGGCTGAAGACAGG GGAGACCCAGTGGAAATTGCACGTGTTATAAAAGAATCAGTAAAACAGAGCCTTAAAAGTTACCATGAGGAAGCCCGCGGTTCTCTAATTAGCACACCGGGACAAAAATTGGCGCTCATTATTGATGGGAGATGCTTGATGTATGCTCTAGACCCAACTCTGCGTGTAGATCTTCTTGGTTTGAGTTTAATTTGCCACTCAGTTGTATGTTGCCGGGTTTCTCCATTGCAGAAAGCACAG GTTGCTAGCTTAGTTAAGAAAGGTGCCCATAAGATAACTCTCAGTATTGGTGATGGTGCTAATGATGTGAGTATGATTCAAGCTGCTCATGTGGGGATTGGCATCAGTGGACAAGAAGGAATGCAAGCTGTTATGGCTAGCGATTTTGCCATTGCTCAGTTTCGATATCTTACCGACTTGCTCCTTGTACATGGAAGATGGTCATATTTGAGATTGTGCAAG GTTATCACATATTTTTTCTACAAGAATCTGACATTTACGCTAACTCAGTTCTGGTTCACTTTCCAAACTGGTTTTTCCGGTCAGCGATTTTATGATGACTGGTTCCAGTCCCTTTATAATGTCATTTTCACGGCCCTACCTGTAATTATGGTTGGATTGTTTGATAAG GATGTGAGTGCGTCTCTGTCAAAAAAATATCCGAAGCTTTACCAGGAAGGAATCAGGAATACATTCTTCAAGTGGAGGGTGATAGCAGTGTGGGCTTTCTTTGCCTTCTATCAGTCGATAGTGTTCTATTACTTCACTGCAGCTGCAAGTCGGTATGGTCATGGTTCATCCGGCAAGATTCTTGGTCTTTGGGATGTTAGTACAATGGCTTTCACCTGTGTTGTGGTGACTGTGAATCTCCGACTTCTAATGTCATGCAACTCTATAACAAGATGGCACTATATCAGTGTAGCTGGCAGTATAACAGCCTGGTTTATGTTCATCTTCATCTACTCTGCAATAATGACATCATTCGACAGACAG GAAAATGTATATTTTGTGATTTATGTTTTGATGAGCACGTTTTTCTTCTACCTCACACTATTGCTTGTTCCAATCATCGCTCTCTTTGGCGACTTCTTATATTTATC AATTCAAAGGTGGTTCTTCCCCTATGACTACCAAGTAATCCAGGAGATGCACAGGGATGAACCCCACGAGTACAGCAGGATACAACTTCCAGAGACAAGCCATCTAAGCCCAGAAGAAGCAAGGAGCTATGCGATCTCCATGCTTCCCCGAGAGAGCTCGAAGCACACCGGGTTCGCCTTCGACTCCCCGGGATACGAGTCGTTCTTTGCATCGCAGCAAGGTGTCGGTGTGCCGCACAAGCCGTGGGACGTAGCGCGGAGAGCTAGCATGAAGCAGCGGCAGAAAACGGGAGGATCATAA
- the LOC4348609 gene encoding phospholipid-transporting ATPase 3 isoform X2, translating to MISILSTTPISPVHPVTNVVPLSLVLLVSLIKEAFEDWKRFQNDMSINNAHVDVLQGQKWETTPWKRLQVGDIVRIKQDGYFPADLLFLSSTNPDGVCYIETANLDGETNLKIRKALEKTWDYKNPEKAFEFKGEIQCEQPNNSLYTFTGNLIVDKQTMPLSPNQVLLRGCSLRNTEYIVGVVIFTGHETKVMMNSMNVPSKRSTLEKKLDKLILALFATLFTMCVIGAIGSGVFINEKYFYLGLRGKVEDQFNPKNKFVVTILTMFTLITLYSTIIPISLYVSIEMIKFIQCTQFINNDLHMYHAESNTPALARTSNLNEELGQVEYIFSDKTGTLTRNLMEFFKCSIAGEIYGTGITEIEKGGAERAGIKIDGDEGKRSGAAVHEKGFNFDDARIMCGAWRNEPNPEACKEFFRCLALCHTVLPEGEETPEKISYQAASPDEAALVAASKNFGFFFYRRTPTTVIVRESHVERMGSIQDVAYEILNVLEFNSTRKRQSVVCRFPNGRLVLYCKGADNVVYERLADGNNDIKKISREHLEQFGSAGLRTLCLAYRDLSREQYESWNEKFIQAKSSLRDRDKKLDEVAELIEKDLVLVGCTAIEDKLQEGVPACIQTLSAAGIKIWVLTGDKMETAINIAYACSLVNNDMKQFIISSETDVIREAEDRGDPVEIARVIKESVKQSLKSYHEEARGSLISTPGQKLALIIDGRCLMYALDPTLRVDLLGLSLICHSVVCCRVSPLQKAQVASLVKKGAHKITLSIGDGANDVSMIQAAHVGIGISGQEGMQAVMASDFAIAQFRYLTDLLLVHGRWSYLRLCKVITYFFYKNLTFTLTQFWFTFQTGFSGQRFYDDWFQSLYNVIFTALPVIMVGLFDKDVSASLSKKYPKLYQEGIRNTFFKWRVIAVWAFFAFYQSIVFYYFTAAASRYGHGSSGKILGLWDVSTMAFTCVVVTVNLRLLMSCNSITRWHYISVAGSITAWFMFIFIYSAIMTSFDRQENVYFVIYVLMSTFFFYLTLLLVPIIALFGDFLYLSIQRWFFPYDYQVIQEMHRDEPHEYSRIQLPETSHLSPEEARSYAISMLPRESSKHTGFAFDSPGYESFFASQQGVGVPHKPWDVARRASMKQRQKTGGS from the exons ATGATTTCTATATTGTCGACCACACCAATTAG TCCAGTTCATCCTGTCACCAATGTTGTTCCACTTAGTCTTGTGCTTTTGGTTTCTCTGATCAAGGAAGCTTTTGAGGACTGG AAACGTTTCCAGAATGACATGTCAATTAATAACGCACATGTCGATGTGTTACAAGGTCAAAAGTGGGAAACTACTCCATGGAAAAGACTACAAGTTGGAGATATTGTGAGG ATCAAACAAGATGGTTATTTCCCTGCAGACTTGCTCTTCTTGTCAAGCACAAACCCAGATGGTGTCTGCTACATAGAG ACAGCAAATCTTGATGGGGAAACCAACCTGAAAATAAGGAAGGCTTTGGAGAAAACCTGGGATTACAAAAATCCTGAAAAGGCTTTTGAATTCAAAG GTGAAATACAGTGTGAGCAGCCAAACAATTCACTGTATACATTTACTGGAAATCTTATTGTGGACAAGCAAACCATGCCACTCTCACCAAATCAAGTACTACTAAGA GGGTGTAGCCTTCGGAACACAGAGTACATTGTGGGGGTTGTTATATTCACAGGTCATGAGACAAAA GTTATGATGAATTCCATGAATGTTCCCTCCAAAAGAAGTACATTGGAAAAAAAGCTAGATAAACTTATCCTTGCTCTATTTGCAACCCTGTTCACAATGTGTGTTATTGGTGCTATTGGGAG TGGTGTGTTTATTAATGAGAAATATTTCTATCTTGGCTTGCGTGGAAAAGTGGAGGACCAGTTTAATCCTAAGAACAAATTTGTG GTCACCATTTTAACCATGTTTACTCTAATAACTCTATATTCAACAATCATCCCTATTTCTCTTTACGTGTCCATTGAG ATGATCAAATTCATTCAGTGCACACAGTTCATTAACAATGATCTGCATATGTACCATGCTGAGAGCAACACCCCAGCTTTGGCCCGAACTTCTAATCTGAACGAGGAACTTGGGCAG gttgaatatatattttctgACAAAACTGGAACACTTACAAGAAACTTGATGGAATTCTTTAAATGTTCGATTGCTGGAGAGATATATGGAACTGGCATCACAGAGATCGAAAAAGGTGGAGCTGAGCGAGCTGGAATCAAGATTGACGGTGATGAG GGTAAAAGATCAGGTGCTGCAGTACACGAGAAAGGATTCAACTTTGATGATGCCAGAATCATGTGTGGTGCATGGAGAAATGAACCTAATCCTGAAGCTTGTAAG GAATTCTTCAGATGCCTTGCACTCTGCCATACGGTTCTTCCTGAGGGTGAGGAGACACCAGAAAAGATCAGTTATCAAGCTGCTTCTCCTGATGAGGCTGCACTTGTGGCTGCTTCAAAGAACTTTGGCTTCTTCTTTTATAG ACGTACACCAACTACAGTCATTGTTCGTGAATCACATGTTGAGAGGATGGGGAGCATACAAGACGTTGCATATGAAATTCTGAATGTTCTAGAATTCAACAG TACAAGAAAGCGTCAATCAGTGGTCTGCCGTTTCCCAAATGGAAGGCTTGTTCTCTATTGCAAG ggCGCTGACAATGTCGTTTATGAAAGATTAGCTGATGGCAATAATGACATTAAAAAGATCAGCAGAGAACATCTAGAACAATTTGGCTCTGCTGGCTTGCGCACACTTTGCCTCGCTTATCGAGATCTCAGCAGGGAGCAATATGAAAGCTGGAATGAGAAGTTTATTCAAGCTAAATCTTCTTTACGTGATCGTGATAAGAAGCTTGATGAG GTGGCTGAGTTGATTGAAAAAGACCTTGTATTGGTAGGGTGTACTGCTATTGAGGACAAACTGCAAGAAGGGGTTCCTGCCTGCATTCAAACTCTTTCTGCAGCTGGCATAAAAATTTGGGTTTTAACAGGAGATAAGATGGAAACAGCAATTAATATAGCATATG CCTGCAGCCTGGTGAACAATGATATGAAACAATTCATCATCAGCTCGGAGACAGATGTAATTAGAGAGGCTGAAGACAGG GGAGACCCAGTGGAAATTGCACGTGTTATAAAAGAATCAGTAAAACAGAGCCTTAAAAGTTACCATGAGGAAGCCCGCGGTTCTCTAATTAGCACACCGGGACAAAAATTGGCGCTCATTATTGATGGGAGATGCTTGATGTATGCTCTAGACCCAACTCTGCGTGTAGATCTTCTTGGTTTGAGTTTAATTTGCCACTCAGTTGTATGTTGCCGGGTTTCTCCATTGCAGAAAGCACAG GTTGCTAGCTTAGTTAAGAAAGGTGCCCATAAGATAACTCTCAGTATTGGTGATGGTGCTAATGATGTGAGTATGATTCAAGCTGCTCATGTGGGGATTGGCATCAGTGGACAAGAAGGAATGCAAGCTGTTATGGCTAGCGATTTTGCCATTGCTCAGTTTCGATATCTTACCGACTTGCTCCTTGTACATGGAAGATGGTCATATTTGAGATTGTGCAAG GTTATCACATATTTTTTCTACAAGAATCTGACATTTACGCTAACTCAGTTCTGGTTCACTTTCCAAACTGGTTTTTCCGGTCAGCGATTTTATGATGACTGGTTCCAGTCCCTTTATAATGTCATTTTCACGGCCCTACCTGTAATTATGGTTGGATTGTTTGATAAG GATGTGAGTGCGTCTCTGTCAAAAAAATATCCGAAGCTTTACCAGGAAGGAATCAGGAATACATTCTTCAAGTGGAGGGTGATAGCAGTGTGGGCTTTCTTTGCCTTCTATCAGTCGATAGTGTTCTATTACTTCACTGCAGCTGCAAGTCGGTATGGTCATGGTTCATCCGGCAAGATTCTTGGTCTTTGGGATGTTAGTACAATGGCTTTCACCTGTGTTGTGGTGACTGTGAATCTCCGACTTCTAATGTCATGCAACTCTATAACAAGATGGCACTATATCAGTGTAGCTGGCAGTATAACAGCCTGGTTTATGTTCATCTTCATCTACTCTGCAATAATGACATCATTCGACAGACAG GAAAATGTATATTTTGTGATTTATGTTTTGATGAGCACGTTTTTCTTCTACCTCACACTATTGCTTGTTCCAATCATCGCTCTCTTTGGCGACTTCTTATATTTATC AATTCAAAGGTGGTTCTTCCCCTATGACTACCAAGTAATCCAGGAGATGCACAGGGATGAACCCCACGAGTACAGCAGGATACAACTTCCAGAGACAAGCCATCTAAGCCCAGAAGAAGCAAGGAGCTATGCGATCTCCATGCTTCCCCGAGAGAGCTCGAAGCACACCGGGTTCGCCTTCGACTCCCCGGGATACGAGTCGTTCTTTGCATCGCAGCAAGGTGTCGGTGTGCCGCACAAGCCGTGGGACGTAGCGCGGAGAGCTAGCATGAAGCAGCGGCAGAAAACGGGAGGATCATAA